A single genomic interval of Hemibagrus wyckioides isolate EC202008001 linkage group LG13, SWU_Hwy_1.0, whole genome shotgun sequence harbors:
- the LOC131364054 gene encoding galanin receptor 2a → MNTSEQIHVSSNRRVESAIIASVFALIFVLGTVGNCLVLAVLLRNGQMNSKTTNMFILNLGLADLCFILFCVPLQATIYAMDEWVFGALLCKVVHFIIFLTMYASIFTLTAVSLDRYLAICYPLHARELRTPHNTLASIGVVWTLSLVFSSPYFSYYQQMDLNGTTVCVPAWDIQNRRAMDICTFVFGYLIPVLVLCLTYARTIRYLWTSVDPMQEACESRLAKRRVTKMIVIVAVLFCLCWLPHHLIIMCMWFGHFPLNHTTYVLRILSHLVAYTNSCLNPIVYALVSKHFRKGFRKVFGCAAQKRLANQVNNAPQAQTLSLVEVGSSDGSNHSDGSARVRFLSKSDKKTTMSAFMTFNVT, encoded by the exons ATGAACACCTCAGAGCAGATTCATGTCTCCTCAAATAGGAGAGTTGAGTCAGCGATCATCGCTTCTGTATTTGCTCTTATCTTTGTGCTCGGCACGGTGGGTAATTGCCTGGTCCTCGCTGTCCTGCTTCGCAATGGCCAGATGAACTCCAAGACGACCAACATGTTCATCCTGAACCTGGGTCTTGCTGATCTGTGCTTCATCCTGTTTTGCGTTCCACTCCAGGCCACCATCTATGCCATGGACGAGTGGGTGTTTGGAGCGCTGCTGTGTAAAGTGGTGCACTTTATTATCTTTCTGACCATGTATGCCAGCATCTTCACACTTACTGCTGTCTCTCTGGACAG ATATTTAGCCATTTGCTACCCACTTCATGCCAGAGAACTTCGAACACCACATAACACTCTGGCCTCCATCGGAGTGGTGTGGACCCTCTCGCTGGTGTTCTCCAGTCCCTACTTTAGCTACTACCAGCAGATGGATCTAAATGGCACTACTGTGTGCGTCCCTGCCTGGGACATTCAGAACCGCAGAGCTATGGACATTTGTACTTTCGTATTTGGCTATCTAATTCCCGTCTTGGTCCTTTGTCTCACATATGCCAGGACCATCCGCTACTTGTGGACCAGCGTAGACCCCATGCAGGAAGCATGCGAGAGTCGCCTCGCCAAACGCAGGGTGACCAAGATGATTGTGATTGTGGCAGTTCTGTTTTGCCTCTGCTGGCTGCCACACCACCTCATCATCATGTGCATGTGGTTTGGCCATTTTCCTCTCAACCACACCACCTATGTGCTACGCATTCTTTCACATCTAGTGGCTTACACCAACTCCTGTCTCAACCCCATCGTGTACGCTCTGGTGTCCAAGCACTTCCGCAAAGGTTTCCGAAAGGTGTTTGGGTGTGCGGCACAGAAACGGTTGGCCAATCAGGTCAACAATGCTCCACAGGCACAGACGTTGAGTCTGGTTGAAGTCGGATCGAGCGATGGGTCCAACCACAGTGACGGATCAGCTAGGGTTCGATTCTTGAGCAAGAGTGATAAGAAGACAACGATGAGTGCATTCATGACTTTCAATGTTACTTAA